The following coding sequences are from one Nicotiana tomentosiformis chromosome 3, ASM39032v3, whole genome shotgun sequence window:
- the LOC104119955 gene encoding DUF724 domain-containing protein 7-like isoform X4, translating to MATMEETELEMGNLSPTNNSAPFSIGNKVEVTREELGYRGAWYEAIIVEPNPIQKKRRGFFVQYKHLLSDIKDVSESIPKCEFITKRSLLRPAPPPLATVDERRSFKVKDVVDAFHLAGWWKGVVASVGGGDGGKGSRFRVAFKDPDEELEFSQNDLRLHVDWVGGKWVAPVSTDEKMPDLQSGSSSAADQNKQKNSDSSQKAYVKIRKSRVVGSVDNQSSHVMEERIDCSPAETAHSNDRNKLGEDIVGDVIDRELNKEIMGTVVDMRTLAAEKPSDPEMPPQLGTSSAANNHTIKDTASSNKRLEMLDTKTGGLQPLKKLKSGKHVSFALENQEFPKRTRDKDGKLSDSGFLIVEGSSKRNSGDLSDHRSLAVTQGASAAADQPCVENSTQQPDGTPDTKLNSITTPKPSLVLPFRKNSTLWGIVESAEVFARSPQNPHFSPLAQYEENKREDVALQKMINYAYVVEKIPKLTTTELSNSSLINDMLAFVKDWEENGFDVILYKRGLNDILLNNERQNHFVDKLEEVDGRIKNCNLEKARAEKEIEEKDMKIKDLERELMAAKNSMETMDQEKKVMDQEMLVFRSEESAICGEIRHVQLHFEATVASLKQIFS from the exons ATGGCGACGATGGAGGAAACGGAGTTAGAAATGGGGAATTTATCACCAACTAATAATTCGGCGCCCTTCAGCATCGGCAATAAAGTGGAAGTCACCAGAGAAGAACTGGGTTATAGAGGAGCTTGGTACGAGGCCATCATTGTGGAACCAAACCCtatccaaaagaaaagaaggggttTCTTCGTTCAGTACAAGCATCTCTTATCTGACATAAAAGATGTAAGTGAATCAATACCTAAATGCGAGTTCATCACAAAACGGTCCCTCTTACGACCCGCCCCGCCGCCGCTTGCGACGGTGGATGAGCGGAGGTCCTTTAAGGTGAAGGATGTGGTTGATGCATTTCATCTTGCTGGTTGGTGGAAAGGAGTGGTTGCTTCAGTTGGTGGTGGTGACGGTGGTAAAGGTAGCCGGTTCCGGGTCGCTTTTAAGGATCCGGATGAGGAGCTTGAGTTTTCTCAAAATGACTTGAGGTTGCATGTTGATTGGGTTGGCGGAAAGTGGGTGGCCCCTGTTTCGACTGATGAAAAG ATGCCTGATCTTCAGTCTGGAAGTTCAAGTGCTGCTGATCAGAACAAGCAGAAGAATTCTGATAGTAGCCAAAAAGCATATGTGAAG ATCAGAAAATCAAGAGTAGTTGGCTCAGTTGATAATCAATCAAGTCATGTCATGGAGGAAAGAATTGATTGTTCACCAGCTGAAACTGCACATTCTAATG ACCGCAATAAACTAGGAGAAGATATTGTTGGAGATGTTATTGACAGAGAGCTGAACAAAGAAATTATGGGGACCGTGGTGGACATGAGAACACTAGCAGCTGAAAAACCAAGTGATCCAGAG ATGCCTCCTCAATTGGGAACTTCAAGTGCTGCTAATAATCACACCATCAAGGATACAGCCTCTTCGAATAAGAGACTGGAGATGTTGGATACTAAGACTGGTGGGCTACAGCCTCTGAAGAAGTTAAAAAGTGGAAAACACGTTTCTTTTGCTTTGGAGAATCAAGAATTTCCCAAGCGCACCAGAGATAAGGATGGGAAGCTAAGTGATTCTGGATTTCTGATTGTTGAG GGTAGCAGCAAAAGAAACTCTGGGGACCTGTCTGACCACCGATCACTTGCTGTGACACAAG GTGCCTCTGCTGCAGCAGACCAACCATGTGTTGAGAACAGTACTCAACAACCTGATGGAACGCCAGATACTAAACTTAATTCCATCACTACGCCTAAGCCGAGTCTTGTTCTTCCATTTAGGAAGAACTCCACTCTTTGGGGAATAGTTGAATCTGCGGAAGTATTTGCAAGGAGTCCACAAAATCCACATTTTTCACCATTAGCTCAATATGAGGAGAATAAACGAGAAGACGTGGCTTTACAAAAGATGATAAATTATGCTTACGTTGTTGAGAAGATACCAAAGTTAACAACCACAGAACTTAGTAATTCATCTCTCATTAATGACATGCTGGCATTTGTCAAGGACTGGGAGGAGAATGGATTTGATGTTATTCTGTATAAACGTGGCTTGAATGATATACTGTTGAACAACGAGAGGCAAAATCACTTCGTAGACAAGTTGGAAGAAGTAGATGGCAGAATCAAAAACTGCAATCTTGAGAAGGCAAGAGCTGAAAAAGAGATTGAAGAGAAGGATATGAAGATAAAAGATCTGGAGAGAGAACTTATGGCAGCCAAGAACTCGATGGAGACAATGGATCAGGAGAAGAAGGTAATGGATCAGGAGATGTTGGTATTCAGGTCTGAAGAGAGTGCCATCTGTGGTGAAATTCGACATGTTCAGCTTCACTTTGAGGCAACAGTAGCTTCGCTGAAGCAAATCTTCAGCTGA
- the LOC104119955 gene encoding DUF724 domain-containing protein 3-like isoform X2 encodes MATMEETELEMGNLSPTNNSAPFSIGNKVEVTREELGYRGAWYEAIIVEPNPIQKKRRGFFVQYKHLLSDIKDVSESIPKCEFITKRSLLRPAPPPLATVDERRSFKVKDVVDAFHLAGWWKGVVASVGGGDGGKGSRFRVAFKDPDEELEFSQNDLRLHVDWVGGKWVAPVSTDEKSGSSSAADQNKQKNSDSSQKAYVKIRKSRVVGSVDNQSSHVMEERIDCSPAETAHSNDRNKLGEDIVGDVIDRELNKEIMGTVVDMRTLAAEKPSDPEMPPQLGTSSAANNHTIKDTASSNKRLEMLDTKTGGLQPLKKLKSGKHVSFALENQEFPKRTRDKDGKLSDSGFLIVEGSSKRNSGDLSDHRSLAVTQGVEKQIVESTHHEVVNEQNATNQVELSLTSGINTSAGASAAADQPCVENSTQQPDGTPDTKLNSITTPKPSLVLPFRKNSTLWGIVESAEVFARSPQNPHFSPLAQYEENKREDVALQKMINYAYVVEKIPKLTTTELSNSSLINDMLAFVKDWEENGFDVILYKRGLNDILLNNERQNHFVDKLEEVDGRIKNCNLEKARAEKEIEEKDMKIKDLERELMAAKNSMETMDQEKKVMDQEMLVFRSEESAICGEIRHVQLHFEATVASLKQIFS; translated from the exons ATGGCGACGATGGAGGAAACGGAGTTAGAAATGGGGAATTTATCACCAACTAATAATTCGGCGCCCTTCAGCATCGGCAATAAAGTGGAAGTCACCAGAGAAGAACTGGGTTATAGAGGAGCTTGGTACGAGGCCATCATTGTGGAACCAAACCCtatccaaaagaaaagaaggggttTCTTCGTTCAGTACAAGCATCTCTTATCTGACATAAAAGATGTAAGTGAATCAATACCTAAATGCGAGTTCATCACAAAACGGTCCCTCTTACGACCCGCCCCGCCGCCGCTTGCGACGGTGGATGAGCGGAGGTCCTTTAAGGTGAAGGATGTGGTTGATGCATTTCATCTTGCTGGTTGGTGGAAAGGAGTGGTTGCTTCAGTTGGTGGTGGTGACGGTGGTAAAGGTAGCCGGTTCCGGGTCGCTTTTAAGGATCCGGATGAGGAGCTTGAGTTTTCTCAAAATGACTTGAGGTTGCATGTTGATTGGGTTGGCGGAAAGTGGGTGGCCCCTGTTTCGACTGATGAAAAG TCTGGAAGTTCAAGTGCTGCTGATCAGAACAAGCAGAAGAATTCTGATAGTAGCCAAAAAGCATATGTGAAG ATCAGAAAATCAAGAGTAGTTGGCTCAGTTGATAATCAATCAAGTCATGTCATGGAGGAAAGAATTGATTGTTCACCAGCTGAAACTGCACATTCTAATG ACCGCAATAAACTAGGAGAAGATATTGTTGGAGATGTTATTGACAGAGAGCTGAACAAAGAAATTATGGGGACCGTGGTGGACATGAGAACACTAGCAGCTGAAAAACCAAGTGATCCAGAG ATGCCTCCTCAATTGGGAACTTCAAGTGCTGCTAATAATCACACCATCAAGGATACAGCCTCTTCGAATAAGAGACTGGAGATGTTGGATACTAAGACTGGTGGGCTACAGCCTCTGAAGAAGTTAAAAAGTGGAAAACACGTTTCTTTTGCTTTGGAGAATCAAGAATTTCCCAAGCGCACCAGAGATAAGGATGGGAAGCTAAGTGATTCTGGATTTCTGATTGTTGAG GGTAGCAGCAAAAGAAACTCTGGGGACCTGTCTGACCACCGATCACTTGCTGTGACACAAG GTGTGGAGAAACAAATAGTTGAAAGCACTCACCATGAAGTGGTTAATGAACAGAATGCAACAAATCAAGTTGAGTTATCTTTAACTAGTGGTATAAATACTTCAGCAG GTGCCTCTGCTGCAGCAGACCAACCATGTGTTGAGAACAGTACTCAACAACCTGATGGAACGCCAGATACTAAACTTAATTCCATCACTACGCCTAAGCCGAGTCTTGTTCTTCCATTTAGGAAGAACTCCACTCTTTGGGGAATAGTTGAATCTGCGGAAGTATTTGCAAGGAGTCCACAAAATCCACATTTTTCACCATTAGCTCAATATGAGGAGAATAAACGAGAAGACGTGGCTTTACAAAAGATGATAAATTATGCTTACGTTGTTGAGAAGATACCAAAGTTAACAACCACAGAACTTAGTAATTCATCTCTCATTAATGACATGCTGGCATTTGTCAAGGACTGGGAGGAGAATGGATTTGATGTTATTCTGTATAAACGTGGCTTGAATGATATACTGTTGAACAACGAGAGGCAAAATCACTTCGTAGACAAGTTGGAAGAAGTAGATGGCAGAATCAAAAACTGCAATCTTGAGAAGGCAAGAGCTGAAAAAGAGATTGAAGAGAAGGATATGAAGATAAAAGATCTGGAGAGAGAACTTATGGCAGCCAAGAACTCGATGGAGACAATGGATCAGGAGAAGAAGGTAATGGATCAGGAGATGTTGGTATTCAGGTCTGAAGAGAGTGCCATCTGTGGTGAAATTCGACATGTTCAGCTTCACTTTGAGGCAACAGTAGCTTCGCTGAAGCAAATCTTCAGCTGA
- the LOC104119955 gene encoding DUF724 domain-containing protein 3-like isoform X1 — translation MATMEETELEMGNLSPTNNSAPFSIGNKVEVTREELGYRGAWYEAIIVEPNPIQKKRRGFFVQYKHLLSDIKDVSESIPKCEFITKRSLLRPAPPPLATVDERRSFKVKDVVDAFHLAGWWKGVVASVGGGDGGKGSRFRVAFKDPDEELEFSQNDLRLHVDWVGGKWVAPVSTDEKMPDLQSGSSSAADQNKQKNSDSSQKAYVKIRKSRVVGSVDNQSSHVMEERIDCSPAETAHSNDRNKLGEDIVGDVIDRELNKEIMGTVVDMRTLAAEKPSDPEMPPQLGTSSAANNHTIKDTASSNKRLEMLDTKTGGLQPLKKLKSGKHVSFALENQEFPKRTRDKDGKLSDSGFLIVEGSSKRNSGDLSDHRSLAVTQGVEKQIVESTHHEVVNEQNATNQVELSLTSGINTSAGASAAADQPCVENSTQQPDGTPDTKLNSITTPKPSLVLPFRKNSTLWGIVESAEVFARSPQNPHFSPLAQYEENKREDVALQKMINYAYVVEKIPKLTTTELSNSSLINDMLAFVKDWEENGFDVILYKRGLNDILLNNERQNHFVDKLEEVDGRIKNCNLEKARAEKEIEEKDMKIKDLERELMAAKNSMETMDQEKKVMDQEMLVFRSEESAICGEIRHVQLHFEATVASLKQIFS, via the exons ATGGCGACGATGGAGGAAACGGAGTTAGAAATGGGGAATTTATCACCAACTAATAATTCGGCGCCCTTCAGCATCGGCAATAAAGTGGAAGTCACCAGAGAAGAACTGGGTTATAGAGGAGCTTGGTACGAGGCCATCATTGTGGAACCAAACCCtatccaaaagaaaagaaggggttTCTTCGTTCAGTACAAGCATCTCTTATCTGACATAAAAGATGTAAGTGAATCAATACCTAAATGCGAGTTCATCACAAAACGGTCCCTCTTACGACCCGCCCCGCCGCCGCTTGCGACGGTGGATGAGCGGAGGTCCTTTAAGGTGAAGGATGTGGTTGATGCATTTCATCTTGCTGGTTGGTGGAAAGGAGTGGTTGCTTCAGTTGGTGGTGGTGACGGTGGTAAAGGTAGCCGGTTCCGGGTCGCTTTTAAGGATCCGGATGAGGAGCTTGAGTTTTCTCAAAATGACTTGAGGTTGCATGTTGATTGGGTTGGCGGAAAGTGGGTGGCCCCTGTTTCGACTGATGAAAAG ATGCCTGATCTTCAGTCTGGAAGTTCAAGTGCTGCTGATCAGAACAAGCAGAAGAATTCTGATAGTAGCCAAAAAGCATATGTGAAG ATCAGAAAATCAAGAGTAGTTGGCTCAGTTGATAATCAATCAAGTCATGTCATGGAGGAAAGAATTGATTGTTCACCAGCTGAAACTGCACATTCTAATG ACCGCAATAAACTAGGAGAAGATATTGTTGGAGATGTTATTGACAGAGAGCTGAACAAAGAAATTATGGGGACCGTGGTGGACATGAGAACACTAGCAGCTGAAAAACCAAGTGATCCAGAG ATGCCTCCTCAATTGGGAACTTCAAGTGCTGCTAATAATCACACCATCAAGGATACAGCCTCTTCGAATAAGAGACTGGAGATGTTGGATACTAAGACTGGTGGGCTACAGCCTCTGAAGAAGTTAAAAAGTGGAAAACACGTTTCTTTTGCTTTGGAGAATCAAGAATTTCCCAAGCGCACCAGAGATAAGGATGGGAAGCTAAGTGATTCTGGATTTCTGATTGTTGAG GGTAGCAGCAAAAGAAACTCTGGGGACCTGTCTGACCACCGATCACTTGCTGTGACACAAG GTGTGGAGAAACAAATAGTTGAAAGCACTCACCATGAAGTGGTTAATGAACAGAATGCAACAAATCAAGTTGAGTTATCTTTAACTAGTGGTATAAATACTTCAGCAG GTGCCTCTGCTGCAGCAGACCAACCATGTGTTGAGAACAGTACTCAACAACCTGATGGAACGCCAGATACTAAACTTAATTCCATCACTACGCCTAAGCCGAGTCTTGTTCTTCCATTTAGGAAGAACTCCACTCTTTGGGGAATAGTTGAATCTGCGGAAGTATTTGCAAGGAGTCCACAAAATCCACATTTTTCACCATTAGCTCAATATGAGGAGAATAAACGAGAAGACGTGGCTTTACAAAAGATGATAAATTATGCTTACGTTGTTGAGAAGATACCAAAGTTAACAACCACAGAACTTAGTAATTCATCTCTCATTAATGACATGCTGGCATTTGTCAAGGACTGGGAGGAGAATGGATTTGATGTTATTCTGTATAAACGTGGCTTGAATGATATACTGTTGAACAACGAGAGGCAAAATCACTTCGTAGACAAGTTGGAAGAAGTAGATGGCAGAATCAAAAACTGCAATCTTGAGAAGGCAAGAGCTGAAAAAGAGATTGAAGAGAAGGATATGAAGATAAAAGATCTGGAGAGAGAACTTATGGCAGCCAAGAACTCGATGGAGACAATGGATCAGGAGAAGAAGGTAATGGATCAGGAGATGTTGGTATTCAGGTCTGAAGAGAGTGCCATCTGTGGTGAAATTCGACATGTTCAGCTTCACTTTGAGGCAACAGTAGCTTCGCTGAAGCAAATCTTCAGCTGA
- the LOC104119961 gene encoding uncharacterized protein — MVICAPITMVNLDLIFNYGGEWTRESQVKYTNKLLHTREGYDSDHLSFIDIVNEFCTKLCFGGVQQLIVSTHSGRYYKIDGDSGEDELDDVALDHEAATDCSSTDGEFDNGAESDSSDYDSEKFEFISTQRSMSITEQLLDYKELDKNMSFKDIPKVRKCLKLYAMANKKEIVLKKSDTRRLRYECQVSCPFVCLIFKDGDCPGVRVKTLNPNHNCFIAYDNSTINYFTIAHYFKRKLQDNPKYKVKEMRDHLRAAFELNVSHGKCKRAKILILNKLKGSFKDEYNKLGGYVNELKISSLGSDIIINLSKDTLLEGKRRFLRMYICFHAMKMGFKEGMRPFIGLDGTFLKGKAKGQLLVVVGLDSINHFYPIAWAIVDKETKRTWD, encoded by the exons ATGGTCATTTGTGCCCCT ATTACTATGGTTAATTTGGACTTGATATTTAACTATGGTGGGGAATGGACTAGAGAGTCACAAGTCAAATACACAAATAAGCTGTTACACACCCGGGAAGGTTATGACTCTGACCATCTATCCTTTATAGATATAGTTAATGAGTTTTGCACTAAGTTATGTTTTGGTGGGGTTCAACAACTTATTGTATCTACTCATTCTGGTAGATACTATAAAATTGATGGGGATAGTG GTGAGGATGAACTTGATGATGTTGCACTTGACCATGAGGCTGCAACTGATTGTAGCTCAACAGATGGTGAGTTTGATAATGGAGCTGAATCTGATTCTTCAGATTATGATTCTGAAAAATTTGAATTTATTTCAACTCAGAggagtatgagtataactgagcAGTTGCTGGATTACAAAGAACTAGATAAAAATATGAGCTTTAAGGATATTCCTAAAGTTAGGAAGTGTCTGAAACTGTATGCTATGGCAAATAAGAAAGAGATAGTGCTTAAGAAAAGTGATACAAGAAGGCTTAGGTATGAGTGTCAAGTAAGTTGTCCTTTTGTTTGCCTAATTTTTAAGGATGGGGACTGTCCAGGGGTTAGAGTGAAGACACTAAATCCAAATCATAACTGTTTCATTGCTTATGATAATAGTACTATTAACTACTTCACTATTGCACATTATTTTAAGAGGAAGTTGCAAGACAATCCAAAATATAAAGTGAAGGAGATGAGGGATCATTTGAGAGCTGCATTTGAGCTTAATGTAAGCCATGGTAAATGCAAGAGAGCAAAAATACTTATTTTGAATAAGCTAAAGGGAAGCTTTAAAGATGAGTACAACAAGCTAGGGGGCTATGTTAATGAATTGAAGATTAGTAGCCTTGGAAGtgatataataattaatttgtcAAAAGATACTCTTCTTGAAGGTAAGAGGAGGTTCTTAAGAATGTATATTTGCTTTCATGCTATGAAAATGGGTTTTAAGGAAGGTATGAGACCTTTCATTGGACTGGATGGGACATTTCTGAAGGGAAAAGCTAAGGGTCAGCTTTTGGTTGTTGTTGGTCTTGACTCAATAAATCATTTCTACCCTATAGCTTGGGCTATAGTGGACAAAGAAACAAAGAGAACTTGGGACTGA
- the LOC104119955 gene encoding DUF724 domain-containing protein 3-like isoform X3, whose product MATMEETELEMGNLSPTNNSAPFSIGNKVEVTREELGYRGAWYEAIIVEPNPIQKKRRGFFVQYKHLLSDIKDVSESIPKCEFITKRSLLRPAPPPLATVDERRSFKVKDVVDAFHLAGWWKGVVASVGGGDGGKGSRFRVAFKDPDEELEFSQNDLRLHVDWVGGKWVAPVSTDEKMPDLQSGSSSAADQNKQKNSDSSQKAYVKIRKSRVVGSVDNQSSHVMEERIDCSPAETAHSNDRNKLGEDIVGDVIDRELNKEIMGTVVDMRTLAAEKPSDPEMPPQLGTSSAANNHTIKDTASSNKRLEMLDTKTGGLQPLKKLKSGKHVSFALENQEFPKRTRDKDGKLSDSGFLIVEGSSKRNSGDLSDHRSLAVTQGVEKQIVESTHHEVVNEQNATNQGASAAADQPCVENSTQQPDGTPDTKLNSITTPKPSLVLPFRKNSTLWGIVESAEVFARSPQNPHFSPLAQYEENKREDVALQKMINYAYVVEKIPKLTTTELSNSSLINDMLAFVKDWEENGFDVILYKRGLNDILLNNERQNHFVDKLEEVDGRIKNCNLEKARAEKEIEEKDMKIKDLERELMAAKNSMETMDQEKKVMDQEMLVFRSEESAICGEIRHVQLHFEATVASLKQIFS is encoded by the exons ATGGCGACGATGGAGGAAACGGAGTTAGAAATGGGGAATTTATCACCAACTAATAATTCGGCGCCCTTCAGCATCGGCAATAAAGTGGAAGTCACCAGAGAAGAACTGGGTTATAGAGGAGCTTGGTACGAGGCCATCATTGTGGAACCAAACCCtatccaaaagaaaagaaggggttTCTTCGTTCAGTACAAGCATCTCTTATCTGACATAAAAGATGTAAGTGAATCAATACCTAAATGCGAGTTCATCACAAAACGGTCCCTCTTACGACCCGCCCCGCCGCCGCTTGCGACGGTGGATGAGCGGAGGTCCTTTAAGGTGAAGGATGTGGTTGATGCATTTCATCTTGCTGGTTGGTGGAAAGGAGTGGTTGCTTCAGTTGGTGGTGGTGACGGTGGTAAAGGTAGCCGGTTCCGGGTCGCTTTTAAGGATCCGGATGAGGAGCTTGAGTTTTCTCAAAATGACTTGAGGTTGCATGTTGATTGGGTTGGCGGAAAGTGGGTGGCCCCTGTTTCGACTGATGAAAAG ATGCCTGATCTTCAGTCTGGAAGTTCAAGTGCTGCTGATCAGAACAAGCAGAAGAATTCTGATAGTAGCCAAAAAGCATATGTGAAG ATCAGAAAATCAAGAGTAGTTGGCTCAGTTGATAATCAATCAAGTCATGTCATGGAGGAAAGAATTGATTGTTCACCAGCTGAAACTGCACATTCTAATG ACCGCAATAAACTAGGAGAAGATATTGTTGGAGATGTTATTGACAGAGAGCTGAACAAAGAAATTATGGGGACCGTGGTGGACATGAGAACACTAGCAGCTGAAAAACCAAGTGATCCAGAG ATGCCTCCTCAATTGGGAACTTCAAGTGCTGCTAATAATCACACCATCAAGGATACAGCCTCTTCGAATAAGAGACTGGAGATGTTGGATACTAAGACTGGTGGGCTACAGCCTCTGAAGAAGTTAAAAAGTGGAAAACACGTTTCTTTTGCTTTGGAGAATCAAGAATTTCCCAAGCGCACCAGAGATAAGGATGGGAAGCTAAGTGATTCTGGATTTCTGATTGTTGAG GGTAGCAGCAAAAGAAACTCTGGGGACCTGTCTGACCACCGATCACTTGCTGTGACACAAG GTGTGGAGAAACAAATAGTTGAAAGCACTCACCATGAAGTGGTTAATGAACAGAATGCAACAAATCA AGGTGCCTCTGCTGCAGCAGACCAACCATGTGTTGAGAACAGTACTCAACAACCTGATGGAACGCCAGATACTAAACTTAATTCCATCACTACGCCTAAGCCGAGTCTTGTTCTTCCATTTAGGAAGAACTCCACTCTTTGGGGAATAGTTGAATCTGCGGAAGTATTTGCAAGGAGTCCACAAAATCCACATTTTTCACCATTAGCTCAATATGAGGAGAATAAACGAGAAGACGTGGCTTTACAAAAGATGATAAATTATGCTTACGTTGTTGAGAAGATACCAAAGTTAACAACCACAGAACTTAGTAATTCATCTCTCATTAATGACATGCTGGCATTTGTCAAGGACTGGGAGGAGAATGGATTTGATGTTATTCTGTATAAACGTGGCTTGAATGATATACTGTTGAACAACGAGAGGCAAAATCACTTCGTAGACAAGTTGGAAGAAGTAGATGGCAGAATCAAAAACTGCAATCTTGAGAAGGCAAGAGCTGAAAAAGAGATTGAAGAGAAGGATATGAAGATAAAAGATCTGGAGAGAGAACTTATGGCAGCCAAGAACTCGATGGAGACAATGGATCAGGAGAAGAAGGTAATGGATCAGGAGATGTTGGTATTCAGGTCTGAAGAGAGTGCCATCTGTGGTGAAATTCGACATGTTCAGCTTCACTTTGAGGCAACAGTAGCTTCGCTGAAGCAAATCTTCAGCTGA
- the LOC104119962 gene encoding uncharacterized protein, producing MSEGSSSSQECVSSRTCKCGLTALYLMAYTHWNAGRRFYKCPKSEKNSCGYFEWADEVLSDRAMIIICKLKAQLEAVKIERLKLKEKLEALEAINEVEGKRDILKEKIEEMEATIRGEMTNSRKLEAKVLKLKIFLISWVLFAGLIVACMINSY from the exons ATGTCAGAAGGTAGTTCATCGTCTCAAGAATGTGTATCAAGTAGGACATGCAAATGCGGATTAACTGCACTCTACCTCATGGCTTACACTCATTGGAACGCTGGTAGGAGATTCTACAAATGTCCGAAATCTGAG AAAAATTCGTGTGGTTATTTTGAATGGGCTGATGAAGTATTATCGGACAGAGCTATGATAATTATTTGTAAGTTGAAAGCACAACTGGAGGCTGTCAAGATTGAAAGgctgaaattgaaggaaaaattgGAAGCATTGGAGGCAATAAATGAGgttgaaggaaagagagacataTTGAAGGAAAAAATTGAAGAAATGGAGGCTACAATTCGCGGGGAAATGACCAATTCAAGGAAATTGGAAGCCAAAGTCTTGAAGTTGAAGATCTTTCTAATATCTTGGGTCCTATTTGCTGGCTTAATTGTAGCTTGTATGATAAATAGTTATTAG